In a genomic window of Rhopalosiphum maidis isolate BTI-1 chromosome 4, ASM367621v3, whole genome shotgun sequence:
- the LOC113561257 gene encoding ribonuclease P/MRP protein subunit POP5 isoform X2, with protein sequence MVIQLRTLEDDNLDFKISDKELQITVLNMIKSLHGDFGAGAIKTCLKVRYCNPTTKILIFKTRHGPHQFLSSVIPFINKLQEKQIQLSTLYTGASMFQCYKFIQNYQKDLVRKMTDIISEKTKEKMLNITNVANF encoded by the exons ATGGTCATTCAATTAAGAACTTTGGAAGATgacaatttagattttaaaatttctgatAAAGAATTGCAAATAacagtattaaatatgattaaatcatTACATGGAGATTTTGGAGCTGGAGCTATTAAAACATGTCTTAAag tTCGTTATTGTAATCCAACTACAAAAAttctcatttttaaaactagacATGGTCCTCATCAATTTCTCTCTTCTGTTATACCATTTATTAACAAGCTCcaagaaaaacaaattcaattatCAACACTTTATACTGGTGCATCCATGtttcaatgttataaatttattcag AACTATCAAAAAGATCTTGTAAGAAAAATGACTGATATAATAAGTGAGAAAAccaaagaaaaaatgttaaacatcACTAATGTAgcaaatttctaa
- the LOC113550660 gene encoding lysine-specific demethylase lid: MSVKRDIKCKLEIDEPKQKECPEGKFIDPVSLMEKGKFVFKVPPEAPVFEPTAEEFKDPLKYIAKIRSVAQEHGICKIRPPSNWHPPFCVDVDNFKFTPRIQKLNELDASTRVKLNFLEKIAKYWHLQGIRIKIPVLEQRAVDLYSLYKIVEFEGGFDEVCAEKKWGKVASRMGYVCEKSSGAVLKSHHERWLNPFSLFHATIKDEIYNKPIKRESKVPNIKEENSSVSNSPTKRARLSPDDNNESDDYIKDPFYLMENKELRKLQFFGAGPKMAGFSSKCRIGHLKSKESKKSKRRSKPAVDYLDKYYCQKCGSGKSEETILICDGCDLSFHMQCLIIPLTTVPKGEWRCHKCVINEVIKPSDAFGFEQAQREYTLQQFGEMADQFKSKYFNMPVHLVPTDKVEQEYWKIVSSIDSTVIAEYGADLHTMDHGSGFPTGLALSGNEDNTFYKSYIEDHWNLNNIPILKDSVLSFINADISGMKIPWMYVGMCFSTFCWHNEDHWSYSINYLHWGEPKTWYGVPGASAEAFEEVMKETTPELFHSQPDLLHQLVTILNPNILMKANVPIYRTDQNAGEFVVTFPRSYHTGFNQGYNFAEAVNFAPADWISIGRECVNHYSSLKRICVFSHDELICKMVNSCDDLTQKAAELVYNDLNEMVKFEKVQRKALLDWGVTEADFVEFEHQVDDLRQCMVCNTTLYVSAVSCSCDPKRLACLRHFKQLCDCPAQMHVFKYRYTLDEFPSLLRKVKAKAEQAYDD; the protein is encoded by the coding sequence atgagtgTAAAAAGAGATATAAAGTGTAAACTTGAAATTGATGAACCAAAACAAAAAGAATGTCCTGAAGGAAAATTTATTGATCCTGTCAGTCTTATGGAAAAAGGCAAGTTTGTTTTCAAGGTTCCACCAGAAGCTCCAGTTTTTGAACCTACAGCAGAAGAATTTAAAGATCCATTGAAATATATTGCTAAAATTAGAAGTGTAGCACAAGAACAtggaatttgtaaaattagacCTCCTTCTAATTGGCATCCTCCATTTTGTGTTGATGttgataactttaaatttacacCAAGGATTCAAAAACTAAATGAACTAGATGCAAGTACTAGAGTTAAACTCAATTTCTTGGAAAAAATTGCCAAGTATTGGCATTTACAGGGGATCCGTATTAAAATACCAGTATTAGAACAAAGGGCTGTAGATTTGTATTctctttataaaattgtagaaTTTGAAGGAGGTTTTGATGAAGTATGTGCGGAAAAAAAATGGGGAAAAGTTGCTAGTCGTATGGGTTATGTCTGTGAAAAATCTTCTGGTGCAGTGTTAAAAAGTCATCATGAAAGGTGGCTTAATCCATTTTCACTTTTTCATGCTACCATTAAAGatgaaatttataacaaaccaATTAAAAGAGAGAGTAAAGTTCCAAAtataaaagaagaaaattCTTCTGTTTCAAATTCACCTACTAAAAGAGCTAGACTTAGCCCTGATGACAATAATGAATCTGATGATTATATTAAGGATCCATTTTATCTAATggaaaataaagaattaagaaaattacaattttttggtGCTGGTCCTAAAATGGCCGGATTTAGCTCCAAGTGTAGAATAGGACATTTAAAGTCAAAAGAATCTAAGAAGTCTAAAAGAAGAAGTAAACCTGCTGTAGATTAtttggataaatattattgtcaaaaatGTGGAAGTGGCAAATCTGaagaaactattttaatttgtgatgGATGTGATTTAAGTTTCCACATGCAATGTTTAATCATACCATTAACTACTGTTCCAAAGGGTGAATGGAGATGtcataaatgtgtaattaacGAAGTGATCAAACCTAGTGATGCTTTTGGATTTGAACAAGCTCAGCGAGAATACACACTTCAACAATTTGGAGAAATGGCAGAccaatttaaatctaaatactttaatatgcCAGTTCATCTTGTGCCTACAGACAAAGTTGAACAGGAGTATTGGAAAATTGTTTCATCTATTGATTCCACAGTAATAGCAGAATATGGTGCTGATTTACATACTATGGATCATGGGTCAGGATTCCCTACAGGTCTTGCGCTTAGTGGAAATGAAgataatactttttacaaaTCATACATAGAAGATCattggaatttaaataatataccaatactTAAAGACTCTGttcttagttttattaatgctGATATATCTGGTATGAAAATTCCATGGATGTATGTTGGCATGtgtttttcaacattttgcTGGCATAATGAAGATCATTGGAGCTACTCAATCAACTATTTACATTGGGGTGAACCAAAAACGTGGTATGGAGTTCCAGGAGCCTCTGCTGAAGCTTTTGAAGAAGTTATGAAGGAGACAACACCAGAATTATTTCATTCACAGCCAGATCTCTTGCATCAGTTGGTTACTATTCTGAATCCAAATATATTGATGAAAGCAAATGTCCCAATCTATCGAACTGATCAGAATGCTGGAGAATTTGTTGTTACTTTTCCAAGATCTTACCATACTGGATTCAATCAAGGGTATAATTTTGCCGAAGCTGTGAATTTTGCTCCTGCTGATTGGATTTCAATAGGTCGTGAATGTGTTAATCATTATTCCTCTCTCAAACGAATATGTGTATTTTCCCATGATGAACTTATATGTAAAATGGTGAACTCTTGTGATGACTTGACACAAAAAGCAGCTGAACTTgtgtataatgatttaaatgaaatgGTGAAGTTTGAAAAAGTTCAACGTAAAGCACTTTTAGATTGGGGTGTTACTGAAGCGGATTTTGTTGAATTTGAACATCAAGTAGATGACCTTAGACAATGTATGGTTTGTAATACCACTTTGTATGTGTCTGCTGTATCTTGTTCATGTGATCCAAAAAGACTAGCATGTCTTCGGCATTTTAAACAACTTTGTGATTGTCCTGCACAAATGCACGTGTTCAAATACAGGTATACCCTTGATGAGTTTCCATCTTTATTGCGAAAGGTTAAAGCTAAAGCTGAACAAGCTTATGatgattga
- the LOC113561257 gene encoding ribonuclease P/MRP protein subunit POP5 isoform X1 — protein MVRYKNRYMVIQLRTLEDDNLDFKISDKELQITVLNMIKSLHGDFGAGAIKTCLKVRYCNPTTKILIFKTRHGPHQFLSSVIPFINKLQEKQIQLSTLYTGASMFQCYKFIQNYQKDLVRKMTDIISEKTKEKMLNITNVANF, from the exons ATGGTACGATATAAAAATCG ttaCATGGTCATTCAATTAAGAACTTTGGAAGATgacaatttagattttaaaatttctgatAAAGAATTGCAAATAacagtattaaatatgattaaatcatTACATGGAGATTTTGGAGCTGGAGCTATTAAAACATGTCTTAAag tTCGTTATTGTAATCCAACTACAAAAAttctcatttttaaaactagacATGGTCCTCATCAATTTCTCTCTTCTGTTATACCATTTATTAACAAGCTCcaagaaaaacaaattcaattatCAACACTTTATACTGGTGCATCCATGtttcaatgttataaatttattcag AACTATCAAAAAGATCTTGTAAGAAAAATGACTGATATAATAAGTGAGAAAAccaaagaaaaaatgttaaacatcACTAATGTAgcaaatttctaa